The Flammeovirgaceae bacterium genome contains a region encoding:
- a CDS encoding bifunctional UDP-N-acetylmuramoyl-tripeptide:D-alanyl-D-alanine ligase/alanine racemase — protein MKFSDLPLITGGTLVSLHRDQALTTLITDSRKAVVAEGSVFFAVSGERHDGHAFVRSVYEAGIRQFVVEHNFDWKNYPSANVLRVTSAVRALQQIAAHHRQQFSLPVIGITGSNGKTIVKEWLYQLLAPDYTIVKNPGSYNSQIGVPLSVWQIEPHHQLGIFEAGISKPGEMEHLEAIIKPTYGIFTTIGSAHDEFFENRQQKINEKLKLFRHVKKLIYSTDYAELHQQIKQDNIPAFSWGTSAEADIPVRKEAGGLSVLWKARWHTIQLPFTDEAGIENAMHGVALLLLLGYELKQIQKRLLLLRSVPMRLEVKEGINNCLIINDAYNNDLAGLQISLDFLAHQRQRSKRTVILSDILQSGLNEEKLAQTIAGKVAASGVQRLIGIGSGLSAHQKYFTIPSVFYSSTEEFISRFSTIPFSDEVVLVKGSRPFQFEKIAALLQRKVHGTVLEIDLGAVVHNLNFFKSKLKAETKLMVMVKALAYGSGSVQLAGLLQYHRVHYLGVAYADEGADLRQNNIVIPIMVMNPSPESFESLMNHKLEPSIYGLPVLKELIRFLNGRPMTIHIKLNTGMHRLGFDEDNLPELLAILAKHDNLNIASVFSHLSGADDEQFDSFTALQAGRFQAMSTKLEQVIKQKPLLHLVNTAGILRFPQYHFDMVRLGIGLYGVEPVAAESNLKQAVTLKTTISQIRNIKAGESVGYSRKGISDKERTIATIAIGYADGYSRAFGNGKGIVLVNGKRAPVVGNVCMDMTMIDVTGINAREGDNVIIFGNGLPVTEVAERIGTIPYEILTSTSDRVRRVFVAEGI, from the coding sequence ATGAAATTTTCAGACCTGCCGTTAATAACCGGAGGAACCCTCGTTTCGCTTCATCGTGACCAGGCGCTAACTACGCTTATTACCGATAGCCGCAAAGCCGTAGTAGCCGAAGGATCGGTTTTCTTTGCCGTAAGTGGTGAGCGGCACGATGGCCATGCATTTGTGCGATCAGTATATGAAGCGGGCATCCGGCAATTTGTTGTGGAGCATAATTTCGATTGGAAAAACTATCCGTCAGCCAATGTGCTGAGGGTTACCTCTGCGGTGCGGGCGCTTCAGCAAATAGCGGCCCATCACCGGCAGCAGTTTTCGTTGCCGGTTATTGGCATTACCGGCAGCAACGGGAAGACCATCGTAAAAGAATGGCTGTACCAGTTGCTTGCCCCCGACTACACCATTGTTAAAAATCCGGGCAGCTATAATTCACAAATCGGGGTGCCGCTTTCGGTATGGCAGATTGAGCCCCATCACCAGCTTGGCATTTTTGAGGCCGGCATCAGCAAGCCAGGTGAAATGGAACACCTGGAGGCCATAATAAAACCCACCTATGGGATTTTTACAACCATTGGTTCGGCACACGATGAATTTTTCGAAAACCGGCAGCAAAAGATTAATGAAAAACTGAAATTATTCAGGCACGTTAAAAAACTTATCTACTCCACCGATTATGCCGAGCTTCACCAGCAGATAAAGCAAGATAATATCCCCGCCTTCAGTTGGGGAACTTCAGCGGAGGCGGACATCCCGGTGCGAAAGGAGGCTGGTGGGCTTTCCGTTTTATGGAAAGCCCGGTGGCACACTATTCAGCTTCCATTTACCGATGAAGCCGGTATTGAAAATGCCATGCACGGGGTTGCGTTGCTGCTGCTGCTGGGGTATGAACTTAAGCAGATTCAGAAGCGGCTCCTGCTGCTGCGGTCAGTGCCCATGCGGTTGGAAGTAAAAGAAGGCATTAACAACTGCCTGATTATTAATGATGCTTATAATAACGATTTGGCCGGCCTGCAAATAAGCCTGGATTTTCTGGCGCACCAGAGGCAACGCAGCAAACGAACGGTTATCCTTTCCGATATTCTGCAATCAGGACTTAATGAAGAAAAGCTGGCACAGACCATTGCCGGTAAAGTTGCTGCCAGCGGAGTGCAACGGCTTATTGGAATTGGCAGCGGGTTGAGCGCTCACCAAAAGTATTTTACGATTCCCTCTGTTTTTTATTCATCCACTGAAGAATTCATAAGCCGGTTTTCAACCATTCCGTTTTCGGACGAAGTAGTTCTTGTAAAAGGTTCGCGCCCATTCCAGTTCGAAAAGATTGCCGCCTTGCTGCAGCGCAAGGTTCATGGAACCGTATTGGAAATTGATTTGGGTGCAGTGGTACACAACCTTAACTTTTTCAAATCGAAATTGAAGGCCGAAACAAAACTCATGGTAATGGTGAAAGCCCTGGCGTATGGCAGCGGCAGTGTACAACTGGCCGGTTTGTTGCAATACCATCGTGTGCATTACCTGGGTGTTGCCTATGCAGACGAAGGCGCTGACCTTCGCCAGAACAACATTGTTATTCCGATTATGGTGATGAACCCGTCACCGGAAAGTTTTGAGAGTTTAATGAACCATAAGCTGGAGCCTTCCATTTATGGGTTGCCGGTTCTGAAAGAACTAATCCGTTTTTTGAACGGCCGGCCAATGACGATTCACATCAAACTGAATACAGGCATGCACCGTCTCGGCTTTGATGAAGACAATCTGCCGGAACTGCTGGCCATATTAGCCAAGCACGATAACCTTAACATCGCATCGGTGTTCAGCCATTTGTCAGGTGCAGACGATGAGCAGTTTGATTCATTCACTGCATTACAGGCCGGGCGGTTTCAGGCAATGAGCACAAAACTTGAGCAAGTAATAAAACAGAAACCCCTGCTACACCTGGTAAATACAGCCGGCATACTGCGCTTTCCGCAATACCATTTCGATATGGTGCGGCTTGGCATTGGGCTGTATGGCGTGGAACCTGTTGCAGCAGAAAGCAACCTGAAGCAGGCCGTAACCCTTAAAACAACCATTTCGCAAATCCGCAACATCAAAGCTGGCGAAAGTGTGGGCTATTCCCGCAAAGGGATTTCTGACAAAGAGAGAACTATTGCCACCATTGCCATTGGTTATGCTGATGGATACAGCCGCGCATTTGGCAATGGAAAGGGCATTGTTCTGGTAAACGGAAAGCGTGCACCCGTGGTGGGCAACGTGTGCATGGACATGACCATGATTGATGTTACCGGTATTAACGCCCGCGAAGGCGACAATGTGATAATTTTTGGTAACGGGCTGCCTGTTACCGAAGTGGCCGAACGGATTGGAACCATTCCATACGAAATACTAACCAGCACCAGCGATCGGGTAAGACGTGTATTTGTGGCCGAAGGGATTTGA
- a CDS encoding 4-diphosphocytidyl-2C-methyl-D-erythritol kinase, translating to MEKGTKSNITGNQLEVAVKTVLTGKGFQLVNYRLWEKQKEKFGEELLLENVPFTTIYGHRGNTEFLLLSKKYQLQMRIECKWQQVAGSVDEKLPYLYLNAIEAMPETSILILIDGAGWKAGALNWLKGAVSQRKYTTEKNGNKEIRVFSLVEFFTWANQTFTR from the coding sequence ATGGAAAAGGGAACAAAAAGCAACATTACCGGAAACCAGCTTGAAGTGGCCGTAAAAACCGTGTTAACCGGAAAAGGATTTCAATTGGTTAATTACCGGCTGTGGGAAAAACAAAAAGAAAAATTTGGTGAAGAATTGTTGCTTGAAAACGTACCCTTTACCACAATTTACGGGCACCGCGGAAACACCGAGTTTTTGCTTCTCTCCAAAAAATATCAGTTGCAAATGCGCATCGAATGCAAGTGGCAGCAGGTGGCCGGCTCGGTAGATGAAAAACTGCCGTACCTGTACCTGAATGCCATCGAGGCCATGCCCGAAACGTCTATTCTGATTTTGATTGATGGAGCCGGCTGGAAAGCCGGTGCCCTTAACTGGTTGAAAGGTGCGGTCAGTCAACGGAAATACACCACCGAGAAGAACGGTAACAAAGAAATCCGGGTCTTCAGTCTGGTTGAGTTTTTTACCTGGGCCAATCAAACCTTTACCAGGTAA
- a CDS encoding Dam family site-specific DNA-(adenine-N6)-methyltransferase, translating into MAPSKESKIIINELAGQKPTLPDKAAAKPFLKWAGGKGQLIEKFQQFYPKQLRQQKLKTFYEPFLGSGAVFFNIAQQYGIDSAYLYDINEELILTYRVIQQDVARLLDFLYRYQKNYLKLDKKQRTAFYYDQRTNYNLQRFNIDYDTYSEQWFPRAAQLIFLNRTCYNGLYRVNSKGEFNSPAGDYVNPTICDEQNLVAVHRVLQLAEIKRADFRQVISDLKAQSFVYFDPPYRPLSKTANFTSYSRQTFADTEQVQLARLFKQLDRKGAKVMLSNSDPKNHDRKDTFFDDLYRGFHIARVPAKRLINSNPKKRGAINEIIVTNYAVG; encoded by the coding sequence ATGGCTCCCTCAAAAGAAAGTAAAATCATTATCAATGAATTGGCAGGGCAAAAGCCTACTCTTCCGGATAAGGCCGCAGCCAAACCCTTCTTAAAATGGGCCGGGGGCAAGGGGCAGCTTATCGAAAAATTTCAACAGTTCTACCCCAAACAACTCCGGCAACAAAAACTGAAAACCTTTTACGAGCCCTTTCTGGGCAGCGGTGCGGTTTTCTTCAACATCGCCCAGCAGTACGGCATTGACAGCGCCTACCTGTATGACATCAACGAAGAACTTATTCTGACCTACCGCGTCATCCAGCAGGATGTTGCCAGGCTGCTTGACTTTTTATACCGCTACCAGAAAAATTACCTGAAACTGGATAAAAAGCAACGCACTGCGTTTTACTACGACCAGCGCACGAACTACAACCTGCAGCGGTTCAACATTGATTACGACACCTATTCCGAACAATGGTTTCCACGGGCGGCTCAGTTAATCTTTCTCAACCGCACCTGCTATAACGGCCTGTACCGGGTAAACTCAAAAGGCGAATTCAATTCACCGGCCGGTGATTACGTGAACCCCACTATTTGCGATGAACAAAACCTGGTGGCCGTACACCGCGTGCTGCAACTTGCCGAGATAAAACGGGCCGACTTCCGGCAGGTGATTTCCGATTTAAAGGCCCAATCGTTCGTTTACTTCGATCCGCCCTACCGGCCCCTCAGCAAAACAGCAAACTTTACTTCCTACAGCCGGCAGACTTTTGCCGATACTGAGCAGGTACAACTTGCCCGGCTTTTTAAGCAGTTGGATAGGAAGGGAGCTAAGGTGATGCTCAGCAATTCGGACCCAAAAAACCATGATCGGAAAGACACGTTTTTTGATGACCTGTACCGGGGTTTTCATATTGCCCGGGTTCCCGCCAAACGCCTGATCAACTCCAACCCGAAAAAGCGTGGGGCAATTAATGAAATCATCGTTACCAACTATGCGGTAGGCTAG
- a CDS encoding Fic family protein — translation MKVIDHYKSGFFREVIDYKSFIPELINTTWSWTDHELTRLAEKSAIAIGQLDAYSHQIPNIDHFIRMYVAKEATVSSRIEGTQTNMEEAMLNETDIHPERRDDWKEVNNYIHALNDAIASLPALPISSRLLKQAHATLLSGVRGRHKLPGEFRRSQNWIGGSSIRTAVFIPPPHEEVEALMGDLENFLHNEENGLTSLMQIAVAHYQFETIHPFLDGNGRIGRLMITLFMVDKGILQKPVLYLSDFFEKNKTFYYDYLTRVRTHNDLLGWVKFFLKGVLETSSSASQALKDLLALKKDCEEKRIYQLGKKINSAKVLLDYLYQRPIVDAEEVSRVTRLSLVSAYKLLDDFMRLRILNEMTGAKRNRLFAFEEYFTIFKR, via the coding sequence ATGAAGGTAATAGACCATTATAAATCCGGCTTTTTTCGGGAAGTAATTGATTATAAGTCATTTATTCCTGAACTAATCAATACAACGTGGTCATGGACAGACCATGAACTCACCCGGCTGGCGGAGAAATCAGCTATTGCAATTGGTCAACTGGATGCCTACTCACACCAAATACCCAATATTGACCATTTTATCAGGATGTACGTTGCCAAAGAGGCTACAGTATCCAGCCGAATAGAGGGAACACAAACCAATATGGAGGAAGCCATGTTGAACGAAACGGATATTCACCCCGAAAGACGCGATGACTGGAAAGAAGTAAACAACTACATTCATGCACTTAATGACGCCATAGCATCGCTGCCCGCTTTGCCCATCTCTTCCCGCTTGCTTAAGCAGGCACATGCCACATTGCTAAGTGGCGTACGGGGCAGGCATAAACTGCCAGGTGAATTTCGCAGGAGCCAAAACTGGATAGGCGGATCTTCCATCAGGACCGCAGTGTTTATACCGCCACCTCACGAAGAGGTTGAAGCCCTTATGGGTGACCTGGAAAATTTTTTGCATAACGAAGAGAACGGTTTGACCAGCCTGATGCAAATCGCTGTTGCTCATTACCAGTTCGAAACCATTCACCCCTTTCTGGATGGCAACGGTCGAATCGGCCGGCTAATGATAACTTTATTTATGGTGGACAAAGGAATTTTACAAAAACCCGTTCTTTACCTCTCTGATTTCTTCGAAAAAAACAAAACATTTTACTACGACTATTTAACGCGAGTGCGTACACACAACGATCTGCTGGGGTGGGTAAAATTTTTTCTTAAAGGTGTATTGGAGACGTCATCAAGTGCTTCGCAGGCGTTAAAAGATCTCCTCGCGCTGAAAAAAGATTGTGAAGAAAAAAGAATTTATCAACTGGGAAAGAAAATCAATTCCGCAAAAGTACTCTTGGATTATTTGTATCAGCGGCCTATTGTTGATGCAGAAGAAGTTTCACGTGTTACCCGATTATCGTTGGTTTCAGCATACAAATTATTAGATGATTTTATGCGTCTGCGTATTTTAAATGAAATGACGGGTGCTAAGCGCAACCGCTTGTTTGCCTTTGAGGAATATTTTACCATCTTCAAACGTTAA
- a CDS encoding HEPN domain-containing protein → MIEAMLSEMTTTGIEHYILGRYAFHAGYFNTVGINAHRAFEFILKISIVKSTKDPNMKKYGHNLSNIYNKHCSERKLDPKIRRKFIEALQTFEEMRYPDSLNGQAVQIKLVSKEKSGTLIRFGKAPLINVCFNLHEYDLVFREILEQCSINTELVKTIAKGSSKDALFNQNESFTQDF, encoded by the coding sequence ATGATAGAGGCTATGCTTTCAGAAATGACTACGACTGGAATTGAGCACTATATCCTCGGCAGATATGCATTTCACGCTGGTTACTTTAACACCGTTGGCATTAATGCCCACAGAGCATTTGAATTTATTCTAAAGATTAGTATCGTCAAATCAACTAAGGATCCAAATATGAAAAAATACGGACATAACCTTTCGAATATCTACAATAAACATTGCTCTGAAAGAAAACTTGATCCCAAAATTAGACGAAAATTTATTGAAGCTCTTCAAACCTTTGAGGAGATGAGGTATCCGGACAGTTTAAATGGGCAAGCTGTCCAAATTAAGTTAGTTAGTAAAGAAAAATCGGGTACCTTGATAAGGTTTGGTAAAGCACCTTTAATAAATGTTTGTTTCAATCTCCACGAATATGATTTGGTATTTCGTGAGATTTTGGAGCAATGTTCAATAAATACAGAGTTGGTGAAAACGATCGCAAAAGGATCATCAAAAGATGCATTATTTAATCAAAATGAATCGTTTACTCAAGACTTTTAA
- a CDS encoding ferrous iron transport protein A has product MKTGEMAIISGFLDEYLSVKLMEMGCLPGATVRFNFTAPLGDPVCITVAGYELSLRLEEASTVLIIN; this is encoded by the coding sequence ATGAAAACTGGCGAAATGGCCATAATTTCCGGGTTTTTAGACGAATACCTGTCAGTAAAACTCATGGAAATGGGTTGCCTGCCCGGGGCAACGGTTCGGTTTAATTTTACCGCCCCCCTGGGCGACCCGGTGTGCATTACGGTTGCCGGCTACGAACTTTCGCTGCGGCTGGAGGAGGCCTCCACGGTGTTAATTATCAACTGA
- the feoB gene encoding ferrous iron transport protein B, which produces MTRRLIVALAGNPNSGKSSLFNHLTGLNQHTANFPGVTVEKHTGTCRMPDGTTAEIVDLPGIYSLYPRSLDERIVSEVLLNHRSPECPDVVVVIADATNLKRGLLLLTQIMDVGLPTVLALNMMDLAARAGVSYDIQLLGKRLDIPVVPINARTGSGVDELKQTLLRKLNPADQPVFRIYDEARPAVNELREKLGVDNDYEAYQFLEQPHGLQFLSAHDRHVVEEVRQRHHIFPGKFHGAETITRYSFIQHLLEEVTLKPADEGWKKYSYRLDKILTHKYWGILIFMAVLFLIFQSIFSWATIPMDLIDGWFASLSNSLEDHLPDGPATHLLTEGVIPGIGGIVIFVPQIAILFAFISILEESGYMARVVFMMDKVMRRFGLNGRSVVPLMSGVACAIPAILSTRMIDNWKERIITILVTPLMSCSARIPVFTILIALIVPQKTLFGFFNLQGLMLMGLYLLGFAAALLSAWAISKLIKVKERSFLLMELPTYRVPKWSNVGYTLVDKTKAFVWEAGKIIMAISIILWVLASYGPGDKLENAREYVLQDAANLRLTEQGLEDRIAAYKLEHSYAGIIGKAMEPVIRPLGYDWKIGIALLTSFAAREVFVGTMATIYSIGSTEDQSSIKSRMQDEVNPDTGGPRFTFAVGLSLLLFYTFAMQCMSTLAVVYRETKSWRWPLIQLVYMSALAYVSALMAFQLLN; this is translated from the coding sequence ATGACAAGGAGGCTAATTGTTGCGCTGGCGGGTAATCCCAATTCGGGTAAGTCATCGTTGTTCAATCACCTTACGGGTCTCAATCAGCATACGGCAAATTTTCCGGGTGTAACGGTTGAGAAACATACCGGTACCTGCCGGATGCCTGATGGAACTACTGCCGAAATAGTTGATTTGCCTGGCATTTACAGTTTGTACCCGCGTAGTTTAGATGAGCGCATTGTTTCGGAAGTATTGCTCAACCACCGCTCGCCCGAGTGCCCCGATGTGGTGGTGGTTATTGCCGATGCCACCAACCTGAAACGCGGACTGCTGCTGCTAACGCAGATTATGGATGTGGGCCTGCCCACCGTACTTGCATTGAACATGATGGACCTTGCCGCACGCGCAGGCGTTAGTTACGACATCCAGTTGCTGGGTAAGCGATTGGATATTCCGGTAGTGCCCATCAACGCCCGGACAGGCAGTGGTGTAGATGAGTTAAAGCAAACGTTACTACGAAAACTCAACCCCGCTGACCAACCGGTGTTCAGGATATACGATGAAGCCCGACCCGCGGTAAATGAGCTCAGGGAAAAACTTGGTGTAGATAATGACTATGAAGCCTACCAGTTTTTAGAACAACCGCATGGCCTGCAGTTTCTTTCAGCTCATGACCGCCACGTTGTTGAGGAAGTGCGGCAGCGGCATCATATTTTCCCCGGTAAATTTCACGGAGCTGAAACAATTACCCGGTATAGTTTTATTCAGCATTTGCTGGAAGAAGTTACCCTGAAGCCGGCTGATGAAGGATGGAAAAAATATTCATACCGACTGGATAAAATTTTAACTCATAAATACTGGGGCATACTCATTTTCATGGCGGTGCTCTTCCTGATTTTTCAATCCATTTTTTCATGGGCAACTATCCCCATGGATTTGATTGACGGCTGGTTTGCTTCACTGAGCAACTCCCTGGAAGACCATTTACCGGATGGCCCGGCAACCCACCTGCTTACGGAGGGCGTTATCCCGGGCATTGGGGGCATTGTGATTTTTGTGCCGCAGATTGCCATTTTATTTGCCTTTATTTCCATACTCGAAGAGAGTGGTTACATGGCACGCGTGGTGTTTATGATGGACAAAGTGATGCGCAGGTTCGGCCTGAATGGAAGAAGCGTGGTGCCGCTCATGTCGGGTGTGGCCTGCGCTATTCCGGCCATCCTTTCTACCCGTATGATCGACAACTGGAAGGAGCGGATCATTACTATCCTGGTAACTCCGCTGATGAGCTGCTCGGCCCGCATTCCGGTGTTCACGATTTTAATTGCGTTAATCGTTCCGCAGAAAACCCTTTTCGGGTTCTTCAACTTGCAGGGGCTGATGTTAATGGGTTTATACCTGCTGGGGTTTGCAGCCGCCTTACTTTCAGCCTGGGCAATCAGCAAACTGATAAAAGTAAAGGAGCGCAGTTTCCTGCTGATGGAATTGCCAACATACCGGGTGCCCAAGTGGTCGAACGTGGGGTACACCCTTGTGGATAAAACCAAGGCGTTTGTATGGGAGGCAGGCAAAATCATCATGGCCATATCCATTATTCTTTGGGTGCTGGCCAGCTATGGCCCTGGCGATAAACTGGAAAATGCGCGTGAATATGTTTTACAGGATGCCGCGAACTTACGGCTAACCGAACAAGGGTTGGAAGATCGTATTGCTGCGTACAAACTGGAGCATTCCTACGCAGGGATTATCGGTAAAGCCATGGAACCGGTTATCAGGCCGTTGGGGTACGATTGGAAAATCGGCATCGCGTTGCTTACCAGCTTTGCCGCCCGCGAAGTATTTGTAGGTACCATGGCCACCATTTACAGCATAGGCAGCACCGAGGACCAGTCATCTATTAAAAGCCGTATGCAGGATGAAGTAAACCCCGACACCGGTGGCCCGCGGTTTACATTTGCGGTGGGGTTATCGTTGTTGTTGTTCTATACATTTGCTATGCAATGCATGAGTACCCTGGCCGTGGTGTATCGCGAAACCAAAAGCTGGAGGTGGCCGCTAATCCAGTTGGTTTACATGAGCGCGCTTGCCTATGTTTCGGCCCTTATGGCTTTTCAGTTACTAAACTGA
- a CDS encoding TerB family tellurite resistance protein translates to MSNDYQFGLLYLVHLLVSADGVIDDNERTALQHIKKREGISDEIFAKFEHDIKTRKERDIYQTGIERLNNCSDDEKLKAFVLLYKMSEVDGRVHVKEVRLLLYSIKMAGIEFDDVVSAAANAPSL, encoded by the coding sequence ATGAGCAACGACTATCAGTTTGGTTTGTTATACCTGGTGCACTTGCTGGTAAGTGCCGATGGTGTTATTGATGATAACGAGCGCACGGCATTACAGCATATAAAAAAACGTGAGGGGATATCGGATGAGATTTTTGCAAAGTTTGAGCATGACATAAAAACACGTAAAGAGCGGGATATTTACCAAACAGGTATCGAGCGGTTAAATAATTGTTCGGACGATGAAAAGCTTAAAGCCTTTGTTCTTCTTTACAAGATGTCGGAGGTAGATGGACGGGTTCACGTTAAAGAAGTGCGCTTGTTACTATACTCAATAAAAATGGCCGGGATAGAGTTTGACGATGTGGTAAGCGCAGCGGCCAATGCCCCTTCGTTGTAA
- a CDS encoding OmpH family outer membrane protein, with protein MRTLVYLLAFGFATQIAQAQTHKIGYADVEYIFSQMPEAKQIESELQSLQTQLKNQIDTKVAEFQKKLAEYQQYGSTVPDAVRQNTERELQQMQANIEKLQQDSQANFQKKQSQLMEPVYTKVGKAIEETAKEHGYSLIINNQISGLDVVLYADEKIDISDLVLKKMGITPKPQANK; from the coding sequence ATGAGAACACTTGTCTATTTACTTGCTTTCGGATTCGCCACGCAAATCGCGCAAGCACAAACGCACAAAATCGGCTATGCTGATGTGGAGTATATTTTCAGCCAAATGCCGGAAGCAAAACAAATTGAATCAGAACTTCAGTCCTTACAAACTCAACTGAAAAATCAGATCGACACCAAAGTAGCTGAGTTTCAGAAAAAGTTAGCCGAATACCAGCAGTATGGATCTACCGTTCCGGATGCCGTTCGCCAGAATACCGAGCGTGAACTGCAGCAAATGCAAGCCAACATTGAAAAGTTGCAGCAGGATTCACAGGCCAATTTTCAAAAGAAGCAAAGCCAACTGATGGAACCTGTTTATACGAAAGTGGGCAAGGCTATTGAAGAAACGGCAAAAGAACACGGGTACTCACTCATTATCAATAACCAGATTAGCGGCCTGGATGTAGTACTCTATGCCGATGAAAAAATTGACATCTCTGACCTGGTGCTTAAAAAAATGGGGATCACCCCGAAACCACAGGCTAACAAATAA
- a CDS encoding OmpH family outer membrane protein: MRFYLIPIFFVIFGLNFVQAQRFGYIDTDFILNKMPEYKKAQDEINRLSELWEKEIQTMMKNIEGLYSALQAEQVLLTDAMRKERLDFIHKKEADLKEYQKKVFGFGGLYFLKKQELIKPIQDKVWDAVDKVAKKNNLAIVFDKSGELVMIYTDPRYDYTDFVLDELGLGDANDKIKN; this comes from the coding sequence ATGCGGTTTTACCTTATTCCGATATTTTTTGTCATTTTCGGCCTGAATTTTGTCCAGGCTCAACGGTTCGGTTACATCGATACGGATTTTATCCTGAATAAGATGCCCGAATACAAAAAAGCCCAGGATGAAATAAACCGGCTTTCGGAATTGTGGGAAAAAGAAATTCAAACGATGATGAAAAACATTGAGGGGCTTTACAGTGCATTGCAGGCCGAACAGGTTTTGCTGACTGATGCCATGCGCAAGGAACGACTTGATTTCATCCATAAGAAAGAGGCCGATTTGAAGGAATACCAAAAAAAGGTTTTCGGATTTGGCGGCTTGTACTTTTTAAAAAAACAGGAATTAATAAAGCCCATTCAGGACAAAGTGTGGGATGCCGTGGATAAAGTTGCCAAGAAAAACAACCTCGCCATTGTTTTTGATAAATCGGGCGAACTGGTGATGATTTATACCGATCCCCGCTATGATTATACTGACTTTGTACTGGATGAATTGGGTTTAGGCGATGCCAATGATAAAATAAAAAACTAA